A part of Streptomyces sp. DSM 40750 genomic DNA contains:
- the paaD gene encoding 1,2-phenylacetyl-CoA epoxidase subunit PaaD, giving the protein MVTTLTDVRHARHIAEQVPDPELPMLTLADLGVLRDVELTEDGTVVASLTPTYSGCPAMAEMRADVAARLRAAGYERVEIRTVLNPPWTTDWITGTGRRKLTEHGIAPPGAAPRGPVPLLLSPTRRTVPCPRCGSADTEETSRFAATSCKALWRCRACREPFEYVKEI; this is encoded by the coding sequence ATGGTGACCACCCTGACCGACGTGCGGCACGCCCGGCACATCGCCGAGCAGGTGCCGGACCCCGAGCTGCCCATGCTGACCCTCGCCGACCTCGGTGTGCTGCGGGATGTGGAGCTGACCGAGGACGGCACGGTGGTCGCGAGCCTGACCCCGACCTACTCGGGCTGCCCCGCCATGGCCGAGATGCGTGCCGACGTGGCCGCGCGGCTCCGCGCCGCCGGATACGAACGGGTGGAGATCCGTACGGTCCTGAACCCGCCGTGGACCACCGACTGGATCACCGGCACCGGTCGGCGCAAACTCACCGAACACGGCATCGCCCCACCCGGAGCGGCCCCCCGAGGCCCGGTCCCCCTCTTGCTGTCGCCCACGCGCCGCACGGTCCCGTGCCCGCGCTGCGGTTCGGCGGACACCGAGGAGACCTCCCGCTTCGCCGCCACGTCCTGCAAGGCCCTGTGGCGCTGCCGCGCCTGCCGCGAGCCGTTCGAGTACGTCAAGGAGATCTGA
- the paaC gene encoding 1,2-phenylacetyl-CoA epoxidase subunit PaaC translates to MSDDHVYLTLAEGHEDDARWAYGTGFEDPLHGVDTTVPERVDVGELAATCVALADDALVSAQRLAEWTTRAPELEEEVALANIGLDLLGQARLLYSRAGQVDGTGRGEDAYAYFRDADDFRNVRLAELPNGDFAFSVVRLLVLSSWRLAHFGRLVDHPDPVLAAIAAKGVKELTYHRQYAAEWAVRLGDGTEESHRRMRKAMEQVAPYVGELFTACDARDEVAAVLRQVTEAAGLPMPVYRPLPGAGRGGEHTEHLAPLLAELQSVARAHPEATW, encoded by the coding sequence ATGAGTGACGACCACGTCTACCTGACCCTCGCCGAGGGACACGAGGACGACGCCCGCTGGGCGTACGGCACCGGCTTCGAGGACCCGCTGCACGGCGTGGACACCACCGTGCCCGAGCGCGTCGACGTAGGTGAACTGGCCGCCACCTGTGTGGCGTTGGCCGACGACGCCCTGGTTTCCGCCCAGCGGCTCGCCGAGTGGACCACCCGTGCGCCGGAACTGGAGGAGGAGGTCGCTCTCGCCAACATCGGCCTCGACCTCCTGGGCCAGGCCCGCCTGTTGTACTCCCGCGCCGGGCAGGTCGACGGCACCGGGCGCGGCGAGGACGCGTACGCCTACTTCCGGGACGCCGACGACTTCCGCAACGTACGACTCGCCGAACTCCCCAACGGGGACTTCGCGTTCTCCGTCGTCCGGCTGCTCGTGCTGTCCAGCTGGCGCCTCGCGCACTTCGGGCGGCTTGTCGACCACCCCGACCCGGTGCTCGCGGCGATCGCCGCGAAGGGTGTCAAGGAACTGACGTACCACCGGCAGTACGCCGCCGAGTGGGCCGTGCGGCTCGGTGACGGCACGGAGGAGTCGCATCGGCGGATGCGCAAGGCGATGGAGCAAGTGGCCCCGTACGTCGGCGAGTTGTTCACCGCCTGCGACGCACGGGACGAGGTCGCCGCCGTGCTCCGCCAGGTCACCGAGGCGGCCGGGCTGCCCATGCCGGTGTACCGGCCGCTGCCGGGCGCGGGCCGCGGCGGCGAGCACACCGAGCATCTCGCGCCGCTGCTCGCCGAGTTGCAGAGCGTGGCGCGCGCCCACCCGGAGGCGACATGGTGA
- the paaB gene encoding 1,2-phenylacetyl-CoA epoxidase subunit PaaB yields the protein MTGTNKGDWPLYEVFVRGKRGLNHVHVGSLHAADDTMALTHARDLYTRRNEGVSIWVVRSEYITASTRDEKDPFFEPSADKVYRHPTFYDIPDDVPHI from the coding sequence ATGACCGGCACGAACAAGGGCGACTGGCCGCTGTACGAGGTCTTCGTACGCGGCAAGCGCGGCCTGAACCACGTCCACGTGGGCTCGCTGCACGCCGCCGACGACACCATGGCCCTCACCCACGCCCGCGACCTGTACACCCGCCGCAACGAGGGCGTCTCCATCTGGGTGGTGCGCTCGGAGTACATCACCGCCTCCACCCGCGACGAGAAGGACCCCTTCTTCGAGCCCAGCGCCGACAAGGTGTACCGCCACCCCACCTTCTACGACATCCCCGACGACGTCCCGCACATCTGA
- the paaA gene encoding 1,2-phenylacetyl-CoA epoxidase subunit PaaA has protein sequence MTTTDSAGAPSQDAEDAPDALREHFDATIARDQRIEPRDWMPEGYRRTLVRQIAQHAHSEIIGMQPEGEWITRAPSLRRKAILFAKVQDEAGHGLYLYSAAETLGADRADLTRRLIEGRQKYSSIFNYPTASFADVGVIGWFVDGAAICNQVPLCRSSYGPYARAMVRICKEESFHQRQGYELLLTMMRGTEAQRTMVQDAVDRWWWPSLMMFGPPDDASPNSAQSMAWKIKRHSNDELRQRFVDMTVPQAEKLGVTLPDPDLRWNEERGRHDFGTPDWAELKRVITGDGPCNDQRMERRRTAHEEGTWVREAATAHAARRSERARKGTAA, from the coding sequence ATGACGACGACAGACTCCGCCGGGGCGCCGTCCCAGGACGCCGAGGACGCCCCGGACGCGCTGCGGGAGCACTTCGACGCGACGATCGCGCGCGACCAGCGGATCGAGCCGCGCGACTGGATGCCCGAGGGCTATCGCAGGACGCTCGTCCGGCAGATCGCGCAGCACGCGCACTCGGAGATCATCGGCATGCAGCCGGAGGGCGAGTGGATCACCCGCGCGCCGTCGCTGCGCCGCAAGGCGATCCTCTTCGCGAAGGTGCAGGACGAGGCGGGCCACGGGCTGTATCTGTACTCGGCGGCGGAGACCCTCGGCGCGGACCGCGCGGACCTGACCCGGCGGCTGATCGAGGGCCGCCAGAAGTACTCGTCGATCTTCAACTACCCGACGGCGAGCTTCGCCGACGTGGGTGTGATCGGCTGGTTCGTGGACGGCGCGGCGATCTGCAACCAGGTGCCGCTGTGCCGGAGTTCGTACGGGCCGTACGCGCGCGCGATGGTGCGAATCTGCAAGGAGGAGTCCTTCCACCAGCGGCAGGGCTACGAACTGCTGCTGACGATGATGCGCGGCACCGAGGCGCAACGGACGATGGTGCAGGACGCGGTGGACCGCTGGTGGTGGCCGTCGCTGATGATGTTCGGCCCGCCCGACGACGCCTCGCCCAACTCCGCCCAGTCCATGGCCTGGAAGATCAAGCGGCACTCCAATGACGAGCTGCGGCAGCGCTTCGTCGACATGACCGTCCCGCAGGCCGAGAAGCTCGGCGTCACCCTCCCCGACCCGGACCTGCGCTGGAACGAGGAGCGCGGCCGGCACGACTTCGGCACCCCCGACTGGGCCGAGCTGAAGCGCGTGATCACCGGCGACGGACCGTGCAACGACCAGCGGATGGAACGGCGGCGGACCGCCCACGAAGAGGGCACCTGGGTGCGCGAGGCGGCCACCGCCCACGCGGCCAGGCGGAGCGAACGAGCCCGGAAGGGGACGGCGGCATGA
- a CDS encoding amidohydrolase encodes MPTADLVITGAHVRTLDPERPYATAVAVRDGLIAAVGEAADVRDWRGPGTEVVDLGGGRLVPGLVDSHSHPVWGLDMATGIDLTAVRDLDGLRAALTEGERTDGWVIGYGLDHNVFGGRPIDRALVEDALDGAPALLRLYDGHSALVSGAALKAADITGPRAFAQRSHIVVDADGRLTGHLVEHAAMALVEPVMPRPSYAERRLRLAELLGGMAATGLTGAHVMDLGDLDLVGAVAEESVLPLRLRFAPWCMPGADADDLAELVALQGRGGRHWQVGGVKFFMDGTVEGGTAWLDHPDCHGQGTDAFWPDPAAYSDALRRLHRAGVRTATHAIGDAAVRHVLDTVASLGPGARLAHRVEHIESVPDDLVARFAEVGVIASMQPPHTGYTRADLSDAWSVRLGEERAVRAWRLRDLRDAGAVVALGSDWPIAHYDARGVLATARAPRGAAASRAGLTGVQALEGCTSHAALAAGEGDVGGRIAVGFRADLTGLGLDPVEAPADEVAEAPVRLTVTGGHVVHRGL; translated from the coding sequence ATGCCCACCGCCGACCTCGTGATCACCGGCGCCCACGTCCGCACCCTCGACCCGGAGCGGCCGTACGCCACCGCGGTCGCCGTACGCGACGGCCTGATCGCCGCCGTGGGTGAGGCGGCGGACGTACGGGACTGGCGCGGGCCCGGCACCGAGGTCGTGGACCTGGGCGGCGGCCGGCTGGTGCCGGGCCTGGTGGACAGCCACAGCCACCCCGTGTGGGGCCTGGACATGGCCACCGGGATCGACCTGACCGCCGTACGCGACCTCGACGGACTGCGCGCCGCGCTCACCGAGGGCGAACGCACCGACGGCTGGGTCATCGGCTACGGCCTGGACCACAACGTCTTCGGCGGCCGGCCCATCGACCGAGCCCTCGTCGAGGACGCCCTGGACGGCGCGCCCGCCTTGCTGCGCCTGTACGACGGCCACTCCGCCCTCGTCAGCGGGGCCGCGCTCAAGGCCGCCGACATCACCGGGCCGCGCGCTTTCGCCCAGCGGTCGCACATCGTCGTCGACGCCGACGGACGGCTGACCGGACATCTCGTGGAACACGCCGCGATGGCCCTGGTCGAACCCGTCATGCCCCGGCCGTCGTACGCCGAACGGCGCCTGCGGCTGGCCGAGTTGCTGGGCGGGATGGCGGCCACCGGCCTCACCGGGGCCCATGTCATGGACCTCGGCGACCTCGACCTGGTGGGCGCGGTCGCCGAGGAGTCGGTGCTGCCGCTGCGGCTGCGCTTCGCACCCTGGTGCATGCCCGGCGCCGACGCGGACGACCTGGCGGAACTCGTCGCTCTCCAGGGCCGGGGCGGACGGCACTGGCAGGTCGGCGGGGTGAAGTTCTTCATGGACGGCACCGTGGAAGGCGGCACCGCCTGGCTGGACCATCCCGACTGCCACGGCCAGGGCACCGACGCGTTCTGGCCCGACCCGGCCGCGTACAGCGACGCGCTACGGCGGCTGCACCGCGCCGGGGTGCGCACCGCGACCCACGCGATCGGGGACGCCGCCGTACGCCACGTCCTCGACACCGTCGCCTCACTGGGGCCCGGCGCCCGGCTCGCGCACCGGGTGGAGCACATCGAGTCGGTGCCCGACGATCTGGTGGCGCGGTTCGCCGAGGTGGGCGTGATCGCGTCCATGCAGCCGCCGCACACCGGCTACACACGGGCCGATCTGTCCGACGCGTGGTCCGTGCGGCTCGGTGAGGAGCGGGCCGTGCGGGCGTGGCGGCTGCGGGATCTGCGCGACGCGGGCGCGGTTGTCGCGCTCGGGTCGGACTGGCCGATCGCCCACTATGATGCCCGCGGCGTGCTGGCGACGGCCCGTGCGCCGCGCGGCGCCGCGGCGTCCCGGGCGGGGCTGACCGGGGTCCAGGCGTTGGAGGGCTGCACCAGCCATGCGGCGCTGGCCGCCGGCGAGGGGGACGTCGGCGGGCGTATCGCCGTCGGCTTCCGGGCCGATCTCACCGGTTTGGGCCTCGACCCCGTGGAGGCGCCCGCCGACGAGGTCGCCGAGGCGCCGGTGCGCCTTACCGTCACGGGCGGTCACGTCGTGCATCGGGGGCTCTGA
- a CDS encoding APC family permease — protein sequence MTVTPDATGAAPAPAESAGSPAPSLRSGSLGTTDIAFFVVSAAAPLTVMAGVAPLAILMGGIGAPVGYLLAGLTLAVFAVGFTTMSRHVRSAGAFYAYITRGLGRRVGIGAALLALIGYNGMEIGVYGLLGTATRDTARSLFGADIPWLPVSLAGLLLIGYAGYRSIDFGAKLLGVLLVAETGILVLLAGGVLVKGGADGLSLASFAPDNVMVSGMVAVLAFAFAAFTGFESTVIYRREARDPARTVPRATYLAIGFLGLFYAFIVWTVIQAFGDAQVIAAAGANPADLFFSAITTYVGPWAADLMRVLIVTSVLASLLAFHNAINRYGLALAEEGILPKALARVHPRHRSPYVAGLAQTVLGAIVVVAFAAAGADPYMQLLLWVNTPGMLALMLLQLLAALAVPFYFRRVTHTEGALRTVVAPVVAAVLLTAAITLVVTHLDQFTGASTTVNTVLAALVPAVLVIGLVLAFWLRRARPEVYANFAAEPSAEAGD from the coding sequence ATGACTGTCACCCCCGACGCCACCGGCGCCGCCCCCGCCCCCGCCGAGAGCGCCGGCTCCCCGGCGCCCTCCCTCCGCTCCGGCTCGCTCGGCACCACCGACATCGCCTTCTTCGTCGTCTCCGCCGCCGCCCCGCTCACCGTGATGGCCGGCGTCGCCCCGCTCGCCATCCTGATGGGCGGCATCGGCGCTCCCGTCGGCTATCTCCTCGCCGGTCTCACGCTCGCCGTCTTCGCCGTCGGCTTCACCACCATGAGCCGCCACGTCCGCAGCGCCGGCGCCTTCTACGCGTACATCACGCGCGGCCTCGGCCGCCGGGTCGGCATCGGCGCCGCGCTGCTCGCGCTGATCGGCTACAACGGCATGGAGATCGGCGTCTACGGCCTCCTCGGCACCGCCACCCGGGACACCGCCCGCTCCCTGTTCGGCGCGGACATCCCCTGGCTGCCCGTCTCCCTCGCGGGCCTGCTGCTCATCGGCTACGCCGGCTACCGGTCCATCGACTTCGGCGCCAAGCTCCTCGGCGTCCTGCTGGTCGCCGAGACCGGCATCCTCGTGCTGCTCGCCGGGGGAGTGCTCGTCAAGGGCGGCGCCGACGGCCTCTCGCTCGCCTCCTTCGCCCCCGACAACGTCATGGTCTCCGGCATGGTGGCCGTCCTGGCCTTCGCGTTCGCCGCGTTCACCGGCTTCGAGTCGACCGTCATCTACCGCCGGGAAGCCCGCGACCCGGCCCGTACGGTGCCACGCGCCACCTACCTCGCCATCGGCTTCCTCGGCCTGTTCTACGCCTTCATCGTCTGGACCGTGATCCAGGCCTTCGGCGACGCCCAGGTCATCGCGGCGGCCGGCGCCAACCCCGCGGACCTGTTCTTCTCCGCCATCACGACCTACGTCGGCCCCTGGGCGGCCGACCTGATGCGCGTCCTCATCGTCACCAGCGTCCTCGCCTCCCTGCTCGCCTTCCACAACGCCATCAACCGCTACGGCCTCGCCCTCGCCGAGGAGGGGATCCTCCCCAAGGCCCTGGCCCGCGTGCACCCGCGCCACCGCTCCCCGTACGTCGCGGGCCTCGCCCAGACCGTCCTCGGCGCGATCGTCGTCGTCGCCTTCGCCGCGGCCGGCGCCGACCCGTACATGCAGCTGCTGCTGTGGGTGAACACCCCCGGCATGCTCGCCCTGATGCTGCTGCAACTGCTCGCCGCGCTCGCCGTGCCCTTCTACTTCCGGCGCGTCACCCACACCGAGGGCGCCCTGCGCACGGTCGTCGCCCCCGTGGTCGCGGCGGTGCTCCTCACCGCCGCCATCACCTTGGTCGTCACCCACCTCGACCAGTTCACCGGCGCCTCCACCACCGTCAACACCGTCCTCGCGGCCCTCGTCCCGGCCGTCCTCGTCATCGGCCTCGTACTCGCCTTCTGGCTGCGCCGTGCCCGGCCCGAGGTCTACGCGAACTTCGCCGCCGAGCCGTCGGCCGAAGCCGGCGACTGA
- a CDS encoding TetR/AcrR family transcriptional regulator, producing the protein MGRPRTPLLDRERITTTALELVDAQGEFSVPQIARRLGVQTGSVYHHVDGRDGIVELLRERVAEGIDVSALGLRPWDEALAAWARSYRAAFAAHPRAIPLLMTSPVRAPRVLEQYERAVGLLLDAGFPLPDVMPVLVALENVVLGSALDLAAPLAMWEISDESATPRLAEALNAAGDGRADASFELALDGFLRHARRRLEAYAQV; encoded by the coding sequence ATGGGACGGCCGCGCACACCCCTGCTCGACAGGGAGCGCATCACCACCACCGCGCTGGAACTCGTCGACGCGCAGGGCGAGTTCAGCGTGCCGCAGATCGCGCGGCGGCTCGGGGTGCAGACCGGCTCGGTGTACCACCACGTGGACGGTCGGGACGGCATCGTGGAGCTGCTGCGCGAGCGGGTCGCGGAGGGCATCGACGTCTCCGCCCTCGGCCTCCGCCCCTGGGACGAGGCCCTCGCCGCCTGGGCCCGCTCCTACCGCGCGGCCTTCGCGGCCCACCCCCGGGCCATCCCGCTGCTGATGACGTCCCCGGTACGGGCCCCGCGCGTCCTCGAACAGTACGAGCGGGCCGTCGGTCTGCTCCTCGACGCGGGCTTCCCCCTCCCGGACGTGATGCCGGTGCTGGTCGCCCTGGAGAACGTCGTCCTGGGCTCGGCCCTGGACCTCGCCGCCCCCCTGGCCATGTGGGAGATCTCCGACGAGTCGGCCACGCCCCGCCTGGCGGAGGCCCTGAACGCGGCCGGCGACGGCCGCGCGGACGCGTCCTTCGAGCTGGCCCTCGACGGATTCCTCCGGCATGCGCGGCGCAGGCTGGAGGCGTACGCGCAGGTGTAG